The Candidatus Woesearchaeota archaeon genome window below encodes:
- a CDS encoding DUF2075 domain-containing protein → MLNRELLYDAPQQEFFKDVVLNKFTDKMENEFLRLYGRKPGDSERRSWRESGKEIKNILELSELQDIYLSFEYQVPYTQKRIDCLLFGKNEEGRGMIIHIEMKQWESVEALSAEGNFVETYTGGDKRKVAHPSQQVQGYHNYLIGFVEIFEESDTCLVGCVYCPNYNFEGMEGLFDPRYKELIAKFPIYTKSDIEILAARLKFLLSKKDGFDIFNKFMESPKRPSRKLLDNASNVIKNESDFNLLDDQIYARNLIIDKVKKAEHNQENSAIIVKGAPGTGKTVIALHILAEFAANKEKKYKIFFASRSKPLIEAIKYKMEHGQKVGDINAKVLFTNLNPFVPARINENELDILIVDEAHRIGEKSDHRFTKKEYRTNMPQIEQLIRCAKTSIFFIDDRQVIRGAEVGNTNLIRESAKKLGKRIEETELLSQFRCNGSDNYLDWLESVLGHTSTKLILTKEDNFDFQIFNSPKLLYQTITEKNSQKGVTARLVAGYCWPWSTELDQTGNLVRDVKIEDFSLPWETHGNIKPPQGYVPWYEWAYKPEGIKQVGCIYTVQGFEFDYVGVIVGPDLKYDSKNKCLITDIGGTKDPMLKKKKDRLKFDEYVKNIYRVLMSRGIKGCYVYFVDKEVENYFRSRMKI, encoded by the coding sequence ATGCTAAACAGAGAACTACTTTATGATGCACCTCAACAAGAGTTCTTTAAAGACGTAGTACTAAACAAATTCACAGATAAGATGGAAAACGAGTTTTTGAGATTGTATGGTCGAAAACCCGGCGATTCTGAACGTAGATCGTGGAGGGAAAGTGGAAAAGAGATCAAAAACATTCTTGAATTAAGTGAATTGCAGGATATTTATCTTTCTTTTGAGTATCAAGTTCCTTATACGCAAAAAAGAATTGATTGTTTATTGTTTGGAAAAAATGAAGAAGGAAGAGGGATGATCATCCATATTGAGATGAAACAATGGGAATCAGTTGAAGCGCTTTCTGCAGAAGGAAACTTTGTGGAAACTTATACTGGGGGCGACAAAAGAAAAGTTGCACACCCTTCGCAACAGGTTCAGGGTTATCATAATTATCTGATCGGGTTTGTAGAAATATTTGAAGAAAGTGATACTTGTCTTGTTGGGTGTGTCTATTGTCCAAACTACAACTTTGAGGGAATGGAAGGTTTATTTGACCCCCGATATAAAGAACTCATAGCAAAGTTTCCAATTTACACGAAAAGTGACATCGAGATACTAGCAGCTAGACTAAAATTTTTACTTAGTAAAAAAGACGGATTTGATATTTTTAACAAATTTATGGAATCTCCTAAAAGACCTTCAAGAAAACTTTTAGATAATGCTTCAAACGTTATAAAAAATGAATCTGATTTTAATCTGCTTGATGATCAAATTTATGCAAGAAATCTTATCATCGACAAAGTAAAAAAAGCAGAACATAACCAAGAAAACAGTGCAATAATAGTGAAAGGTGCACCCGGAACTGGAAAGACAGTGATTGCACTGCATATTTTAGCTGAATTTGCAGCAAATAAAGAAAAGAAATATAAGATTTTTTTTGCATCTAGATCTAAACCTTTGATTGAAGCAATCAAATATAAGATGGAACATGGGCAAAAAGTGGGGGACATTAATGCAAAAGTTTTATTTACTAACTTAAATCCTTTTGTTCCTGCTCGAATTAATGAAAACGAACTAGATATTTTGATTGTTGACGAAGCTCATAGAATTGGTGAAAAATCAGATCATCGTTTTACCAAAAAAGAGTACAGAACAAATATGCCGCAGATAGAACAACTGATTAGGTGTGCGAAAACATCGATCTTTTTTATTGATGACCGGCAAGTTATTAGGGGTGCGGAAGTTGGAAACACTAACCTGATTAGAGAATCAGCAAAAAAACTTGGGAAAAGAATCGAAGAAACAGAGTTGTTATCTCAATTCAGGTGCAATGGTTCTGACAACTATTTGGATTGGCTCGAATCTGTTCTTGGTCATACTTCAACAAAACTGATTTTAACAAAAGAAGATAACTTCGATTTTCAAATATTTAATTCTCCTAAACTTCTTTATCAAACTATAACTGAAAAAAATTCTCAAAAAGGAGTCACTGCAAGACTTGTTGCAGGTTATTGTTGGCCGTGGTCAACAGAACTTGATCAAACTGGGAATCTGGTAAGGGATGTAAAAATTGAAGATTTTAGTTTGCCTTGGGAGACACATGGGAATATCAAGCCACCACAAGGGTATGTGCCTTGGTATGAATGGGCATACAAACCTGAGGGAATAAAACAGGTTGGTTGTATCTATACCGTTCAGGGATTTGAATTTGATTATGTTGGAGTAATTGTTGGTCCTGATCTTAAATATGATTCTAAAAATAAGTGCCTAATCACCGATATTGGGGGAACTAAAGACCCAATGTTGAAAAAAAAGAAGGATAGACTTAAATTTGATGAATATGTAAAAAACATTTATAGGGTATTGATGTCAAGGGGAATTAAAGGATGTTATGTCTATTTTGTAGATAAAGAAGTAGAAAACTATTTTAGATCAAGGATGAAAATTTAA
- a CDS encoding nucleotide pyrophosphohydrolase: MDHKTNINELKEKVKTFCDERDWDQYHNAKDLAIGIITEASELLEHFRFKSEKEVESMFHDLNKRKEITEEMADVFYFLLRLAQRYDIDLTTEFDHKMKKNEQKYPVETVKGLNKKYTEY; this comes from the coding sequence ATGGACCACAAAACCAATATTAATGAATTAAAAGAAAAAGTTAAAACGTTTTGTGATGAACGAGATTGGGATCAATATCATAATGCTAAGGACTTAGCAATAGGAATCATAACTGAAGCCAGTGAACTACTGGAACATTTTAGGTTTAAATCCGAAAAAGAAGTTGAAAGTATGTTTCATGATTTAAACAAACGAAAGGAAATAACCGAAGAAATGGCTGATGTATTCTACTTTTTGCTCAGATTGGCACAACGATATGATATAGATCTTACTACTGAGTTTGATCACAAAATGAAGAAAAATGAGCAAAAATATCCAGTTGAGACAGTGAAAGGTTTAAACAAAAAATATACGGAGTATTAA
- a CDS encoding nucleotidyltransferase domain-containing protein gives MDNEKLNILRLLIEHQELNLSIRQIALKRKINYKSAYGAVQKLQGEGVISAVRHGNTIICSFNRNFNASVFTVEHHRLQELTRNKNFNVLYSRFRGINQQFILLLFGSHAKKKQTTHSDIDLLLITDRPEQIEEQANLLPLPIHLTSITYADFQTMLKSTEFTVVSEAIKNNIILFGIEDYYRMIANAR, from the coding sequence ATGGATAATGAAAAACTGAACATCCTCCGCCTGCTTATAGAGCATCAAGAGCTCAATTTGAGTATCCGGCAGATTGCTCTCAAACGAAAAATAAACTACAAATCAGCGTATGGTGCCGTGCAAAAACTGCAGGGCGAAGGGGTTATCAGCGCCGTGCGGCACGGAAACACCATCATCTGTTCTTTTAACCGAAACTTCAATGCTTCTGTTTTTACGGTAGAACACCACCGGCTGCAGGAATTAACGCGCAATAAGAACTTTAACGTACTGTACTCCCGCTTCAGAGGAATAAACCAACAGTTTATTTTACTCCTCTTTGGCTCTCATGCGAAAAAAAAGCAAACAACCCATTCTGATATTGACTTGCTTCTCATCACCGACCGGCCAGAACAGATAGAAGAACAAGCTAATCTCCTTCCTTTACCTATTCATCTCACGTCCATTACGTATGCTGATTTCCAGACAATGCTCAAGTCTACAGAATTTACCGTTGTTTCAGAAGCAATAAAAAACAACATTATTCTGTTCGGAATAGAAGACTATTACCGGATGATCGCGAATGCTCGATGA